GGCAGCTAAGCACAACATCCGGGTAAAGGACGAAGCTGCCATTCGCCTTAGCAAAGAAGTCGCTGGAGAGCTCCACGCTGGTGTGGAGCTCGCAGAGGGTGTCAAAGTCGCCGGTGCCGCCAAGGTCGGCCTCGCAAGAGGAGGACGGTGGGTCGGGCGGCGACGGTGGCGGTGCCGGCGGCGAGTAATCGTGCCACAGCGACTCGTAGTTCAAGATCGAGAACCGCTCCCCGCGATCCTCAAGAGCGAAAGCCAACCGGGAACTGCCGATCTCGGGAGAGACGAAAAGGGcgaagagaaggaggaggaggaggacgcgaAGGAAATACGCGGCGGCCATGGGCGAGGGGAGGCGAAGCTCATCAGAACGGGGAGAAACCCTAGGGCCGTCGATCGGAGGGGGGGATTAGGGCATGAGAAGGCCCCTCAGCCCGAGGGTTGGAGTTCGGGGTTTCCTCCCCCTTTCCCCTTTCCCCTTCGCTCTTTCCTCGCTTGCTCGGCTAAATTCGGTGGGAGAGAACAGCGAGGAGCGCGACGCGAATCGCACGACGCGTTGGGGGTATCTTTTAAGGCCGCTGGCGAGAGAACTGAGGAAAAAGGAAGACAAGACACGAGTCGCGAGCAAAGAAAAGGAAACGACATTAAGAAGAAAAACGACGGTGAGGATGTGTGGGTACGTGGATCCCGCCTCGTGATTCGCAATTAGTCGATCAGGACTATCTGGGTACGTGCCGCTGCAGGAGACTGTCTGATGATTCCGTCGCTTTTGGTGTTGGGATGTCAAAAGGAAGGCCTCCTGTTTTTACATGTTTGCCCATGACAAATTCCAAAATGATCTTTTTGTCCCTATGAATCTGTGGTTCTCTACCAAAGAAGattctctcaatttttttttttttatgatgctaatattatttcttaaaatatattttcctaCAGGATTTTTTATAATTTCAATCACAATATATTCTATATATCAAAACATTAGTTTTGATAATTGTCAAAATTTTGACCAGTTGAcagtcttaaaatcttattaaataatattttaatttttaatttcttaAAATGAATCTTACATGATATCAtttgcaagaaaaataaaatattgaaatTGAAAGTGCAAATGAGTAATTTCATTGTTGCATGGAATGGAGAGGAATGTGAAGAAAGATTGGGCTTAACTTGATGgctgctgtgtgtgtgtgtgtgtgtgtgcattgtTCCCACCAAGAAATGGCTTGGGGCTGAAAGAGGCACCAGGTGTGCAGAATAAGAATTTATTGAGGCACTGACCTGGGGTTATGGCAAAGGGGAGAGAAATTGACATTTGATTGAGAAAGGAGGAGTGGGAGTTTGCCTTTGGAGGTTGAATTGACTCATGTCATGAGGATCTCAGTGTGATGGGCACAACTTTAACCATTCTAGAGGATGGAAAGAGAAGGATAAGAAGAAAAAACAATGCTTACTAAGTCAAAAATGAAAAAGTGCATTAGAGAGAGATTATTAGTAATTGTAGGACCATTTGAAGGGATAAGATTAGCATGAGTTAGATAAGAAATCTAGGGGAGGTATGGAATGTCTTTTGAGTGTGTTTTGTTTATTCGGAGAAGATGGATGTTGCTATTCTTCTTCCATGGAAAGTGTGTTGCGTGTATCGTTGGCAACTCTATGTTACCTTTTTCTTTCCATAAAAACTTTATATTCTCTAAAAAACATGTGTATGATCATCTCGCAAAATTAGCTAATTAGCTTTAAACAAAATTAGCTAATTTTGATCACACAATCTTGCAAAATTAGCTAATTAGTTTGCACATCTATttagagctaattatatattagttcttatagttagttatttttagtatctcgatctctataatttaaaaaattatattgatatctctataattatgaaaataaaatatttatgtttatttatcctaacattatcgattttattaacgaaaaaataaaaaataaaattttaattttaatatttaaaatttaatatttcagttttatcattttaattttaaCAAATGATGTTGTCGCTTAGGGCCACGAAtgactattgtggatgagaagaaTAACGGTCGGATATGAGGATTGTTTGACGTATGTATCACTAGTGAAAGGTGAGTGTTGATGCTAATGTAGATGCTGAGTAGTTCTTTTATCACTCAACAATTGCATTGATTTTAATGCATATGCAAACGAACAAAACGATTACTCGTTAACTATCAACATCAACGTAAATATATAACAACTCTCACCTCTCATTATCGTTCTCCTTATCCATAATAACCACTTGTAGCATAATAATGTTATTACCCACCACcaccaattaaaatattaaaattatttttttatcttttatttttatgttttcgttGGTAAAACCGATGACATTATAgtaaatggatctaaatattttatttttataattatatgaatgttaatataattttttaaaatataaaaaaaaattatattaaaaggaTAGATAACTACATAAGATaataagataatatgtaattagtctcaTCTTAGTTTTTAAGGAGGACAAAGTTAtgccaaaataaaaaataaaattatctaaaaataataaaattgactTTAGATATGTCAATTTGCACAAGAAATCATACCTCCTACTAATTAatttattgataaatatattcAGATATGTGATGGTCATCATCTGAACCAGCTAATTCTGTGAGTACAGTGTGGTCATCTAAATTTAAATCCAGAAATGTATTCACTTACTAAACCGAATGGACTGTGCATGTACAAACACACAGAAAAGCCATACATAAGagacaaaaagaagaaacatttaGGTAAATTCTCAAATCAGGTATCACATCAAAACTTAGTTAGAGAAACACTTTCCAGTTGATTAGTTGCTTCAATGGCTTATTGCCTTTAAACATGTTTAAGGGAAACAGTGTAACAGAATAGCTTCTTAATcactgggatcttgtgaagctttCTTGAGGCATGAGGGTTTTGTAGTTTGGCTTCAGTTTAATCTTCTGTAGACCAACTTGTTTGGCTAAATTTAGGTCTCCACTAGTCTTGACAAATCTTGAGATAAGAAGAGGTCTACCAGTCCCATTCAGAGGATATTTTGAGCAACAAGAGAACAGACCCCATTCCAAGCTAACAATTGGATCCATCAATATTAACTTTATGTTCAGTTGCATCTGATTAATCCTCAGTTGTTGGAATTCATGTTTTTTTCGATAGTCAATTTAAGATGAATTAACTCGTAAAATAAGAACCCGAgttgaaattttaaatttgagTATCTAACTCATCATCGTCATCGTTTGTTTTGATATTCTACTTGACTCGCTTAAATCATGTTTTAAGTTTCATCTACAAatttaaatagaaaaatatattCGGATCTTATCTGAGTGCCTCGATAGATAGTTAATTATGTTTGTATTTTAATAAGATAAAAACTTTCTTCTAAAATATGTTAAAATCATATTATACCTATCTTCCACGGCATTAATCACTTACAACTTAATACCTTTGTTCTGTCACACTCTATTGCCTTTGCAGTGACAAATGTTTTCATGCTCAAGAGAACCTCATACACTGTGTCTTCATGGTGCATTCTTGGAAGTTACAGCATGAGGGATGCAGCCATCCTTCCATACATCAACCCCATGCCATTTCTAATTCTCCAGCATATTGAAAGTTACAGCATCTTTCCACTCTTCAGAAAACTCTACCAGATACATGATGGCTTGACTCTATTTTTGCACTCATGAACGTCATTAGAAAGTACTTAATTCAGTGTTTGGAGCTTAATCTTCAAAGTTCCTTCaataaatgagcttcacgaattaGCAACCATTTCTAAATGCATTGGCACCTTCATGCTTTTCTTCTAATGCTCGACCTCTTCTTCACGAGAGTCATGCGAGTGTTATAATCTCCTCCACTTATCATTAATCGTGGTCTAATAATTGCTTGCCTCAATAAGTTCACCATCTCTAACCTGAACTATGATTTGAAATTGATTAAGGGTAATCAACATTTAATATGTAATGATGATTAACAATTAAGAGTAGTAAAGGACAATTATGCCTCATCAGCAAATCAATGAACAGCTAAAGGGGCAAAACAACTTTTCCACgcaaatgagaatctttctttcaTAAAGATTGAAGAAGCATTTCATTGAGAGAATCAAATGCAAGAATATTTTGAAGCAaacacaaaagagaagaaaaattatGTTCCTGCATGCATGAAGAGAGGAGCGGTTCTAACACCACCAATATATGCCCACTACATGTGTAAGTGGGATTGGCAGCGGTTGACAGGAAGAGACGTGAGCACACATGGATTCGAGCATGCAGACTTTTCATGCAAGAGATCACCATGGGTGCTCACTCTCTTCTGTCAAACTCCATCAAGCTCGTTCTCTCCTTGTAGAAAGCCTGCATGCATCAAGATCATCCATGGAGAAGGCCAAGCTGGTGAGAGACAGGAGGAATTGCCGGAACACCGTAGGGTTTGTGTGCTTGATAGAACACAGCAGGATTTGAAGGATTTATATAGAGGTGGGAAGTACCAGAGGGAACCTGTTTTGCACTTTGAATGGAATCAGTAGTCACTTGCTCTATCTGCCACTACTCTTTATAATAAGCATTTCCTTTTTCTGCTCCTATCAAATCTCATCCTCATCATACCTGTAAAGCTTTTAGGTTGTATGAAACCCCCATCACCACTGCTCTCGCCTTCCCTCTCAACCAATCAATCACCTTCCATTCCTTACATTTATATATATCTCTTCAGAATGataagataaatatatttatatcataGACAACTCAGAGTGGATTGTAGCATCTGCTTGTTTATATCCAACGCATATATATGTAGTGCAGCACCAAAGGGGATGGAATTAGGATGTCTCCTTCGAATAAAAGAAGCATGATTTCCATCTGTATCTGCTCATATTAGGAAGCAGTAATCTAACATCGCAAAGATGATTTCAGAAGAGGAATACATGCATGCATCACTGCTTGTGTCATTGGGATCCTATTCTACTTGTCTTTTGGTTCTTTGGTTGATCTTTAAAATAGGAATATGTTCTTCGTGGATCTAATAAGCACTCCACCTGTGATGTTTCAGTGTGTGAGGGTCATTTGCTCTACAATATGTTCATGGATCTAATAAACACTCCACCTGTGGTGTTTTAGTATGTGAGGTTTTCCAAACAATTCATATGCTTTACATCTCATGCAGTCTATGGAAGCAGCAAGTGAAATAAAAAATTGAAGCATTTTTTGAaactttttttttgataaaagaagCTATTTATGTTTAGCCCCAATTCTTTTATTATAGACTACTCTGCTGAGATTTATGCTATGAGACTATCTTGTTGAATTCCTTAGATACAATTATCTTGTGTCCATAAATATTTAGATGAATCAGAGGTAAAACAATAGAGTATAATACCAAAGCCAGAGATCTTGCATTTAAATCTCTAAAAAAAACATTACTAGTAAAATTGTTGCTAAGCGTAATCTTAGCATTCCTTCATCTAACAGAGTATTCCAGTATATGGGATATCCATGCATTTGTTGTATCACCAGATCATCTCGAGACCAAAAACACATTTACTAGTTCTCATTTGTTGCTAACTTGGCTATCTCTTAAGTATACTTTATAAAAACATTATTTAGCTGACAAATACCTTAGAAAGAATTATAATGCATTTCTAgcagaagaaaaaaagagagagaatggGGGTTGGGTTCTATTAAGAGCAAAATTGATGTAATAATTATCAGTGTCAGCAAAAAGAAACTTCAGCAAAGACTTTCAGACCCAACCTACTGATACAcagtttcattaaaaaaattgctctatctTTAATCTcagtttataaatattaaaataaaaataacaccGGGAAATTACAAACTAGGAAAATTTTCAATGCTATAGACTAGATTTGAGAACCAAGATGTAAAACTAGATTCCATCATTATAACTACAAGAACTAGACTTGGAATAATGATTTCATACCCCTCAGATTAAAATGTAAAAAACTAATGCAAGTGATGTTTCCCAGCTGCAAACATGGAAGAATAGAACATTGCAAAAACAATATGAACCAAAATGCTAGAAATAGAGCTTTGTGAACATGTCCACCCATCAAAGTAGGTACTAGATGAAGTAGAAAAGCATCTTATAAAATATAGTATCGACAGACTTGTCTCTGTCATTcaaatcatcttgatttctctctTCTGATGGTCAAGCAATTTTAATGAGAATGCAAGGGCTATCATTTTCCAATTCCCTAAATATAAGGCAAAGTGAAATCCAAGAGCATAGTTGCTGTCAGCACACCTATAAGCCCCTTTGACCCTTCCACCCTTCAAATTAGAAAGAATGAAAAAAACAAAGAATCAATGAGAGAAAACCAATGGCAAAAACAACATTCCAATGTCAGAATGTTTGAGCATAGAAAACATGCTAATAAGCCACTCAGCTACTCAATTTCAGGTCATTCttacaatataataaacttatctGCATCAAAGCACCTACACCACCAAAAGTACTCGCTAATAAACAGGCAAGCATCACATGAATACATCTAAAGCTCGGATGAAGTATTCAATTGATATCAGTAAAATTGTCCATCCTGTTCACAAGAGAACTACTTCATCATTTTCAAACTTGAATAAGTCGGCAAATAACTATGGTTAACAAGCATATCTATACATTTTATAGTAAAAAGCTACAAGAAACTTCAAGTATAACCACACTTTTAAGTCGTCCACAGTGGCAACCATGCAATTACATAATGTTACAGTAACTTGTATTATGTAGTATATCAAACTGCATATGGAAGAGGCTGTGAATAAGATATTATTACTACCAGTAACTAAACTAAGCAAGATGGTAATTACAAAGTGTCCGATCTCAATGATTCTCCTGGCATCTAAGCAATATTCATGTATCCagcaatggtacaatcataataaaACAACAAAACCAAGATGCTCAAACCACCAATTAGAATCCAAGTTTCAAAGCTTGAACTCATGGTGGAGCAATACAAAGCTAACTAATATATTACATTGACAAGTTAAACAAAAGAAGTTCATTAAAAGATGCAACCAGGCAAGATCAATTTTCGCCGACAAAATTGTTATGAATTAATTGATCAAACTAGTACCAAAAACCACAGAAGAAATGTGAAGATCATAAACATCCAATCTAGTGAACATGACACAATAAAATATGCTAGACCAATGACATCTACCAAAACGAAGTCATTCATTTTCATTCttagagggaaaaaaaaagaaccaaCGTCAACCTCAGAGTGCCCTGGTTGGTCATTTAGCAATAAACAGAACATGATGTAGGAAGCCAAAAAAACACCAAGGTTAAAGTTTAGACATAGTGAACAGAAACGAAGTACAAAACATAGCTGACGGCAATATACAAACACCTTACCAAGGAAGAAAACCATTACCAACGAATAATAAGAGAAGTGCTCAGCATAATCCATTAAAGAAAAGAACGTAAAGAAACACTAAAATTCTCCACAAGACAAGACAACATAGGACTTTCCATTTTTTACATTAATAGAAAACAGAAACAAGTTTCAGGTGAATGATTAAAGCAGTCATGAAACACTAACATTTTGACTGAGCCATCTATATTCTTCAACCATAAACTAGCATCCAGCAAAAGCTTCAACTACTCATTCAATGGCTTCTCCACTCCAACTTACCTTTGGGTCTCGTCCCTAATTGGGGCTTGCTTACACGAGACCTTTTTCCATTTCTCCAGGGACAGTTCTGAGCAGCCATGACACCAAAAACAATCGCTGTCTTGCCAGGAGATTGCGAGGAACCATCTTCATTGGTCAGTTTCTTGGTGTCAATCGCGCCTTTATCTGGATCCTCAGGAAGCTTTCTCTTTTGGCTACTGCCCACCTTCTTCCCAGATTGTCTTTGCTGTTTCAGTAAAGACCGCTTCTTCCTCTCCGCCTCCAGTGTCTCCTCATATGTCGATCTAGATGATACATTCTTCTCACTAGCCTCGCTTACAGGTGTTTGCTTGTTGATGTCAACCGCGCCTTGCTCTGGATCCTCAGAAACCTTTCTCTTTTGGCTATCGCACACCTTCTTTCCAGATTGTGACGGCTGTTCTATCTCGCCAAATTCACTTACAATGGTTGCAGATTCAACAGTAGCTCCATAAGCGTTGAGGTCACGCGAGTTCGACCCGCTTTCGTCTTCCTTTGTTGATTCTCCATCCAAATTCTCGGCCTGGGAAACTGAAGCACATTGAAAGTGCCCCTCTTCGGTCGATTTGTTGGCACCACAGCCAGGAGGGAAGATCCGGATGCGCGAAGCAGTGTTCTTCCGCGAATCACGATCGCGCTTCTCGGGAAGGGATAGCTCCTCAGCACCAGACGCCTCCGTCTCATCCAAACCCCCCTGCGAAGGCTCCGACGCGCCTGTCCCATCAGACACCGGCCCTCGTTCCGCAGGCGCGATATCCGGAGAGGAGCCCTCGTCCAGCCCCCCATCGTCGGTGGCGGAGCTGGAACCGGAGGGGTACCCGGCCGATGGACTGCATCCCGGCGGGAATGTGCGGACAGCGTAGGCCTGCAGTCGCCGCCACTTGGGGCCGCGGCTGGTGTGCTTGGTTCCCATGCGGGAGAGGCGACGAGTATTCTAGGGATTTGACCTGGATCGATTTGGGAGTTTCTGTAGCAGGTGATGATAGCTTGCGGTCTAGGCCGGCCCAAAACCAGGCAAATTGGGAATAGCTCATCATTGTGGTCTAGACCGGCCCATTACCGGGCGACTCGAAAATAAATCGTTATTGCCGGCTAGCCCGGGTCTAGATTATCTATTTATCGGGCTAAGCCGGCCCAAATCTGGGTGAATTGTGAATAACTGGGCCGAGTTGACCGTCGCCGAAACGTACTCGATAACACGACATTATCGTCATTGACCAACAGTAAATCCACAACCGGAGTTTTTGCTGCGTTGACTTTGAATATTTATCCTCTTTTTACTCGAAACCAACCAACACAACTCGGTGCGGCACAAGTGGATCTAAAAGAAAATGACGAGAATAGAGGATCTCGTCGAATGAGAGATCTGAGAAGGATGAATGCACCGAGTGTTTCTATTTCGATCTATATATAGACACGAAATCTGTGACTCCCATGTCTTCTCGCACCCTCTTCCTCCTTATACAACGTCCCTCTGCCTCTTCTATCTCTCGTAAGAGGCCGAGAGGACAAGTTCTGGTCCGGTCTGGTACTGCATCGAAGAAAACAAGATCGTAGACGAGGAGGGAAAAAGAAGGAAGGTTGTGTGATGGAGTCGAGGCCGAGGTTgttcttcttctccctcctcttcttggcctccgctgccttcgccaATGCCCATATCGCCGACTTCGATGAGTACTGGCAGAAGAAGGCCGAGGTAGCGCAATCCAAGGCTCGCAATTCCTACAACCCCGACCCTGAGTCTGTGACTCGACATTTCAACGAGGCAGTGTATGAGTACGTTTCCTCTCccttgtcttcctcttcttcctccatcaTTCCTCGCATGCACGCTTCTGTTGGCGCGATTTAGCTTTTGCCGCCCATGAAGATGATTAATCACGAAAAAGACCACTTAATGCTTCTCAGCAGAACAACAGTAATGGTTAGGGTTTACGTTTTGGTGATGTCTGCAGGGAGCTGGAGAGAAACGCCACAAGGAGCGGCCTTCTGTTCCCGTATGCCCCTGTTCTTCCTCCATCTACGTGTACAGCAGAACAATTATGGTGATTAGGGTTCATGTTTTGGTGATATATGCAGGGATGCGCAGACAAACGTGACAAGGAGGGGCCTGCGCGGCAAAAAGAGATCCCATGGCCCGTGCCTGGCGACGAACCCGATCGACAGGTGCTGGAGGTGCAACGAGAACTGGATCCACAACCGCAAGCAGCTGGCCACGTGCGCCAAGGGTTTCGGCCGCCACACCACCGGCGGGAAGAACGGGAAGTTCTACGTCGTCACCGATGCGTCCGACGACGACCTCGTCAACCCTAAGAAGGGCACCCTCCGCTACGGTGTGATCCAAGACCGGCCGCTCTGGATCGTGTTCGCCCACGACATGGTCATCCGCCTCACCGAGGAGCTGCTCGTCAACAGCGACAAGACGATCGATGGCCGGGGCGCCAACGTCCAGATCATGGGCGGCGCCAGCATCACTATCCAGTACGTGCACAATGTCATCATCCACAACCTCCACATCCAAGACATCAAGGCCGGCAACGGCGGCATGATCAGGGACTCCGAGCACCACTACGGCCTCCGAACCAGGAGCGACGGTGATGGCATATCCATCTACGGTTCGAGCAACATCTGGATCGACCATGTCTCCATGTCCAACTGCATGGATGGGCTTATTGACGTCATCGAAGGTTCCACAGCCATCACCATCTCCAATAGCCACTTCACCCGACACAACGAAGTAAGCCATTAGCCAAAAGTTATGCTTCCTCTGTGTTACCATTCTGACCAATCAGAGCTTACGTTGAGCATATGTGAAAAGGTAATGCTGTTTGGTGCTAGCGATGCCTACTCGCCAGATGCAATTATGCAGATTACAGTTGCTTTCAATCACTTTGGAAAAGGCCTTGTACAGAGGATGCCAAGGTTAGAGACGAGACTCTTCCACCATGACATATATCCAAATCCTACACGATCTTGACTGTGACCGAACCAACCGGGTTTATCCGGGTGACGATTTCTTGTCCGCAGATGCCGATGGGGTTTCGTCCACGTTGTGAACAATGACTACACCCACTGGGAGATGTATGCCGTCGGCGGCAGCCAGCATCCCACCATCATCAGCCAAGGGAACCGCTACATTGCTCCATCGAACCCCTTTGCCAAGGAGGTAAACAAGTCGCAAGTCAATTGTCTCTCTTGTCCTCTCCAAGGCTTCCTTTCTTCTATCTGTTTACGTGAAGACGTCGGGTGAAATG
This Musa acuminata AAA Group cultivar baxijiao chromosome BXJ1-2, Cavendish_Baxijiao_AAA, whole genome shotgun sequence DNA region includes the following protein-coding sequences:
- the LOC135607935 gene encoding uncharacterized protein LOC135607935; the protein is MGTKHTSRGPKWRRLQAYAVRTFPPGCSPSAGYPSGSSSATDDGGLDEGSSPDIAPAERGPVSDGTGASEPSQGGLDETEASGAEELSLPEKRDRDSRKNTASRIRIFPPGCGANKSTEEGHFQCASVSQAENLDGESTKEDESGSNSRDLNAYGATVESATIVSEFGEIEQPSQSGKKVCDSQKRKVSEDPEQGAVDINKQTPVSEASEKNVSSRSTYEETLEAERKKRSLLKQQRQSGKKVGSSQKRKLPEDPDKGAIDTKKLTNEDGSSQSPGKTAIVFGVMAAQNCPWRNGKRSRVSKPQLGTRPKGWKGQRGL
- the LOC135613145 gene encoding pectate lyase-like is translated as MESRPRLFFFSLLFLASAAFANAHIADFDEYWQKKAEVAQSKARNSYNPDPESVTRHFNEAVYEELERNATRSGLLFPDAQTNVTRRGLRGKKRSHGPCLATNPIDRCWRCNENWIHNRKQLATCAKGFGRHTTGGKNGKFYVVTDASDDDLVNPKKGTLRYGVIQDRPLWIVFAHDMVIRLTEELLVNSDKTIDGRGANVQIMGGASITIQYVHNVIIHNLHIQDIKAGNGGMIRDSEHHYGLRTRSDGDGISIYGSSNIWIDHVSMSNCMDGLIDVIEGSTAITISNSHFTRHNEVMLFGASDAYSPDAIMQITVAFNHFGKGLVQRMPRCRWGFVHVVNNDYTHWEMYAVGGSQHPTIISQGNRYIAPSNPFAKEVTKRDYATESVWKQWTWRSEGDLMLNGAFFVKSGGGGGLQKYDKTDIIKAKPGSFVTRLTRYSGALDCFPQRPC